One stretch of Thermus filiformis DNA includes these proteins:
- a CDS encoding MFS transporter, with protein MAPVRFLWGSFLSLWLVGVVVAAPGAVLPGWRAAFGVTKEVSYFFAALFLGLLIGIRLAQNKGRHPLFPLALLLLALGLALLALAPAFWVVVAAGLVLGVGEGVTNVHGNSLVGELFPERRVQLLNRVNVAFGLGAVATPLFLLFLSPRAFFLLSALVALLAAALVWRAPAVGTLRRAGGGRYLPFLLAAFLYTGLEGSLATWGRVHLERLGYGLALGGGLLSLYWGFLALGRLLLAQVVAGAPLVWLERLLLLTLGVLGLVLWPRLAPIFPVAGLFLGPLFATLFALVQARFGHRALGGLLYAGAAGGTLVPALFAYLPKEAIPFGFLALALLLFALVSSLRREGPPL; from the coding sequence ATGGCCCCCGTGCGGTTTCTCTGGGGAAGCTTCCTGAGCCTTTGGCTGGTGGGGGTGGTCGTGGCCGCCCCGGGGGCGGTCCTGCCCGGCTGGCGGGCGGCCTTCGGCGTGACCAAGGAGGTCTCCTACTTCTTTGCCGCCCTCTTCCTGGGCCTTCTGATCGGCATCCGGCTGGCCCAGAATAAGGGGCGGCATCCCCTCTTCCCCCTGGCCCTCCTCCTCCTGGCCCTGGGCCTCGCCCTGTTGGCCCTGGCCCCGGCCTTCTGGGTGGTGGTGGCGGCGGGGCTGGTCCTGGGGGTGGGGGAAGGGGTGACGAACGTTCACGGGAACAGCCTGGTGGGGGAGCTCTTCCCCGAGCGGAGGGTCCAGCTCCTGAACCGGGTGAACGTGGCCTTCGGCCTGGGGGCGGTGGCCACCCCCCTCTTCCTCCTCTTCCTCTCCCCCCGGGCCTTCTTCCTCCTCTCGGCCCTGGTGGCCCTCCTCGCCGCGGCCCTGGTGTGGCGCGCCCCCGCCGTAGGGACCCTGCGCCGGGCAGGGGGTGGCCGGTACCTGCCCTTTTTGCTGGCGGCCTTCCTCTACACGGGCCTCGAGGGCAGCCTGGCCACCTGGGGCCGGGTCCACTTGGAGCGGCTGGGCTACGGCCTGGCCCTGGGGGGCGGCCTCCTCTCCCTCTACTGGGGGTTCCTGGCCCTGGGACGGCTCCTCCTGGCCCAGGTGGTGGCGGGGGCCCCCCTCGTCTGGCTGGAGCGCCTCCTCCTCCTCACCCTGGGGGTCTTGGGCCTGGTCCTCTGGCCCCGGCTGGCCCCCATCTTCCCGGTGGCGGGCCTCTTCCTGGGCCCCCTCTTCGCCACCTTGTTCGCCCTGGTCCAGGCCCGCTTCGGCCACCGGGCCCTGGGGGGGCTCCTGTACGCGGGGGCGGCCGGGGGCACCCTGGTCCCCGCCCTCTTCGCCTACCTGCCTAAGGAGGCCATCCCTTTTGGGTTTTTGGCCCTGGCCCTCCTCCTCTTCGCCCTGGTAAGCTCGCTTAGGCGTGAAGGCCCTCCTCTTTGA